The following are encoded together in the Mesoplodon densirostris isolate mMesDen1 chromosome 2, mMesDen1 primary haplotype, whole genome shotgun sequence genome:
- the STYXL2 gene encoding serine/threonine/tyrosine-interacting-like protein 2: MATSGDPEEEQVVPSEEDEADMRAVQARYLRSPSPSQYSMVSDAETESIFMEPIHLSSAVAAKQIINEELKPRGVKAEAKCPGMLESAEQLLVEDLYNRVREKMDDTSLYNTPCILDLQRALAQDRQEAPWNEVDEVWPNVFIAEKSVAVNKGRLKRLGITHILNAAHGTGVYTGPEFYTGLEIQYLGVEVDDFPEVNISQHFRKAAEFLDEALLTYRGKVLVSSEMGISRSAVLVVAYLMIFHNMAILEALMTVRKKRAIYPNDGFLKQLRELNEKLMEEREEDFGREGEEEEAEEGEDAGSTVGARVHTLTVEEEDDATSHLSSSSLGKASRASKPLTLIDEEEEEKLYEAWKKRQGLPTGKVPQGGDDRRSVFSGQSEEEPEDEDVERIIQEWQSRNERYQAEGHWKWNREEEEEEEGDDGSFVRRRRRHTMSESSTSDSVSSHDIRVLKQQLEMSSQNRGGRRRSDSVSTESTWDMWNQRLLEIEKEASRRYHARSKREEVDASVEVGNGAWEDDEESVSSEASSFYNFCHRNKDKLTALERWKIKRIQYGFHKKDSEAGEGSSEQRAEEAKGEKKNLSDVNLSAYQAWKLKHQKVGSENKEEVVELSKGEDSALAKKRQRRLELLERSRQTLEESQSMGSWEADSSAASGSIPLSAFWSAAPSVSAGGDTMSVLSAQSHSSHPSQALSNVGGCMASAPTTPLPNLPVGPGDTISIASIQNWIVNVVSETLTQKQNEGLLLSRSPSVASMKVAPAASCLGDDQVSMLSGQSNSSLGGCLLPQSQARPSSDTQSMLSTHITRSSRAEGTGSKVRGTSKPICSLFADSINLKELGRKEKEMQTELREKMSEYKMEKLASDNKRSSLFKKKKVKEDEDDDVGDRDEDTDSAIGSFRYSSRSNSQKPETDTSSSLAVSDSYGSGSRAGKGMDSSINTWLSGLRTEEKSPPQSDWSGSSRGKCTRSSLLWETESKSSSYKFSKSRSEEQDTSSYHEANGNSVRSTSRSSASSTREGREMHTFSRSMFSETSSSREESPEPYFFRRTPEPSEGEESPEPQRPGWARPRDWEDVEESSKSDFSEFGAKRKFTQSFMRSEEEGEKERMEKREEGRFASGRRSQYRRSTDREEEEEMDDEAIIAAWRRRQEETRTKLQRRREDLAGQSGSGRD, translated from the exons GTACTCAATGGTCTCAGATGCAGAAACAGAAAGCATTTTCATGGAGCCCATTCACCTCTCCTCAGCTGTTGCAGCTAAACAGATCATCAATGAAG AACTCAAGCCGCGGGGAGTCAAAGCTGAGGCAAAGTGTCCAGGCATGCTGGAGTCTGCCGAGCAGCTGCTTGTGGAGGACCTGTACAACCGTGTCAGGGAAAAGATGGATGACACCAGCCTGTACAACACTCCCTGCATCCTGGACCTACAGCGGGCCTTGGCCCAAGACCGCCAAGAGGCTCCCTGGAATGAGGTGGACGAGGTCTGGCCCAACGTCTTTATAGCAGAGAA GAGCGTGGCTGTGAACAAGGGGAGGCTGAAGAGGCTGGGAATTACCCACATCCTGAATGCTGCTCATGGCACCGGCGTCTACACTGGGCCTGAATTCTACACTGGCCTGGAGATCCAGTACCTGGGTGTGGAGGTCGATGACTTCCCTGAGGTGAACATCTCCCAGCATTTCCGGAAGGCAGCCGAGTTCCTGGATGAAGCCCTGCTGACCTATAGAG GGAAAGTCCTAGTCAGCAGTGAAATGGGCATCAGCCGCTCAGCAGTGCTGGTGGTCGCCTACCTGATGATCTTCCACAACATGGCCATCCTGGAGGCCTTGATGACTGTGCGCAAGAAGCGGGCCATCTACCCCAACGATGGCTTCCTGAAGCAGCTCCGGGAGCTCAACGAGAAGCtgatggaggagagagaagaggacttcggcagggagggggaagaagaggaggcagaggagggcgAGGATGCAGGGAGCACGGTTGGGGCCAGAGTGCACACCCTCACCGTGGAAGAGGAGGATGACGCCACCAGTCACCTGAGTAGCTCCTCCTTGGGGAAGGCCAGCCGAGCCTCCAAGCCCCTCACCCTCATcgatgaagaagaggaggagaaactCTACGAGGCATGGAAGAAGAGGCAGGGTCTCCCCACAGGCAAGGTCCCCCAGGGTGGGGACGACAGGCGCTCAGTCTTCTCCGGCCAGAGTGAGGAGGAGCCCgaggatgaggatgtggagcgAATCATCCAGGAGTGGCAGAGCCGCAATGAGAGGTACCAGGCAGAGGGGCACTGGAAGTGGAatagggaggaggaagaggaggaggagggtgacgACGGCTCCTTTGTGAGGAGAAGACGGAGGCACACGATGAGTGAGAGCAGCACCTCCGACAGTGTGAGCAGCCACGACATCCGGGTCCTGAAGCAGCAGCTGGAGATGAGCAGCCAGAACCGAGGCGGGAGACGCCGCTCTGACTCGGTGTCCACGGAGAGCACCTGGGACATGTGGAACCAGAGGCTGCTGGAGATTGAGAAGGAGGCTTCGCGGAGGTACCACGCCAGGAGCAAGAGAGAGGAAGTAGACGCCAGCGTGGAGGTGGGGAACGGGGCGTGGGAGGATGACGAGGAGAGTGTGTCCTCTGAGGCCAGCTCCTTCTATAACTTCTGCCACAGGAACAAGGACAAACTCACTGCCCTGGAAAGGTGGAAGATCAAGAGAATCCAATATGGATTTCACAAGAAAGACTCGGAGGCAGGAGAAGGCAGCAGTGAGCAACGTGCAGAGGAGGCCAAGGGGGAGAAGAAGAACCTCTCTGACGTCAACCTATCTGCCTACCAGGCCTGGAAGCTGAAGCACCAGAAGGTGGGCAGTGAGAAcaaggaggaggtggtggagcTCAGCAAGGGAGAAGACTCGGCCTTGGCCAAGAAGAGGCAACGGAGGCTGGAGCTGCTGGAGAGGAGCAGGCAGACGCTGGAGGAGAGCCAGTCCATGGGAAGCTGGGAGGCAGATAGCTCGGCTGCCAGCGGGAGCATCCCCCTGTCTGCATTCTGGTCCGCAGCCCCCTCAGTCAGTGCTGGTGGGGACACAATGTCAGTGCTCAGTGCCCAAAGCCACAGCTCCCATCCCTCTCAGGCCCTAAGCAATGTAGGGGGATGCATGGCCTCTGCCCCCACCACACCTCTACCTAACCTGCCAGTGGGGCCCGGAGACACCATTTCCATTGCCAGCATTCAGAACTGGATTGTCAACGTAGTCAGCGAAACTCTCACCCAGAAGCAAAATGAAGGGCTGCTGTTGTCCCGCTCACCATCTGTTGCAAGCATGAAGGTGGCACCAGCAGCCAGCTGCCTGGGGGATGACCAAGTCTCCATGCTTAGTGGCCAGAGCAACTCCTCCCTGGGCGGCTGCCTGCTCCCTCAAAGCCAGGCAAGACCCAGCTCCGACACGCAGTCCATGCTGTCTACCCACATCACACGGAGCTCAAGAGCTGAAGGTACTGGGAGCAAAGTGAGGGGGACCAGCAAGCCTATCTGTAGCCTCTTTGCTGACAGTATTAACCTAAAGGAGCTTGGCCGCAAGGAGAAGGAGATGCAAACAGAGCTGAGGGAGAAGATGTCTGAGTACAAAATGGAGAAGCTGGCCTCCGACAACAAACGCAGCTCCCTTTTCAAGAAGAAGAAGGTCAAGGAAGATGAGGATGATGACGTGGGTGATAGGGATGAGGACACTGACAGTGCCATAGGGAGCTTCCGGTATTCTTCCCGCAGTAATTCCCAGAAACCCGAAACAGAcacctcctcctccctggctGTCTCTGATAGTTATGGAAGTGGCAGCAGAGCTGGCAAAGGGATGGATAGCAGTATTAATACGTGGCTCAGTGGCCTCAGGACAGAGGAAAAATCTCCTCCCCAAAGTGATTGGTCTGGAAGCTCCAGGGGGAAGTGCACAAGATCTTCCCTGCTCTGGGAGACGGAGTCTAAGTCCTCCAGTTACAAGTTCTCCAAATCCCGGTCAGAGGAGCAGGACACCTCCTCCTACCATGAGGCCAATGGCAACTCCGTAAGAAGCACTTCACGGTCCTCTGCTTCCTCCACCAGGGAGGGCAGAGAGATGCACACGTTCTCCAGGTCCATGTTCAGTGAGACCTCAAGCTCCCGAGAGGAAAGCCCGGAGCCCTACTTTTTCCGCCGGACCCCTGAGCCCTCTGAAGGGGAAGAGTCCCCAGAACCACAGCGTCCGGGTTGGGCCAGACCCAGGGACTGGGAAGATGTGGAAGAGTCATCCAAGTCAGATTTTTCTGAATTTGGAGCCAAGAGGAAATTCACCCAGAGCTTCATGAGGtctgaagaggagggagagaaggagaggatggaaaagagagaggaagggaggtttGCTTCAGGGCGGCGGTCCCAGTATCGGAGAAGCACggacagggaggaggaggaagaaatggaCGATGAAGCAATCATTGCTGCCTGGAGACGCCGGCAAGAAGAAACCAGGACTAAGctgcagagaaggagggaggattTAGCTGGGCAAAGTGGATCTGGGAGAGACTGA